Within Pseudomonas brassicacearum, the genomic segment ATATTGATCATGACGAAACACCCTCCGCTCCAATCGCTCGGCTGCGCTGAATGCCGCAACCGCGAGGCGTTGGGGTTTGATTTCACCATGGCCTTCCAGCCTATTTTCAACGTCCGGACACACGCTGCGTTTGCTTATGAGGCGTTGGTCAGAGGCGTCAATGGCGAATCGGCTGGCTACATCCTGGGGCTCGTGAACGACAGCAACCGCTACCGCTTCGACCAGGCTTGCCGGGTGAAAGCCATCGAGGAATCCGCGAGGCTGGGCCTGCTGGACATTCCCGATTGCTTGCTGAGCATTAATTTCCTGCCCAACGCCGTATACCGGCCAGAGACGTGCATCCGGGCCACCCTGGAAGCGGCGCGCCTGACGCATTTCCCGCCAGAAAGGCTCATGTTCGAAGTGA encodes:
- a CDS encoding EAL domain-containing protein, which produces MTKHPPLQSLGCAECRNREALGFDFTMAFQPIFNVRTHAAFAYEALVRGVNGESAGYILGLVNDSNRYRFDQACRVKAIEESARLGLLDIPDCLLSINFLPNAVYRPETCIRATLEAARLTHFPPERLMFEVTEGEKVVDPGHLKSIFVEYQRQGFITAIDDFGAGYSGLNLLAMFQPQVLKIDMALTRGIDRDPVKQAIVEGIILVARRLDILIIAEGVETREESTTLLGMGIELMQGYLYARPEVGHLPAGCFDLG